From Saccharothrix espanaensis DSM 44229, the proteins below share one genomic window:
- a CDS encoding chymotrypsin family serine protease, which yields MTSFIAALAVVSFSAGTAQADDKNGGVAKLGGQPPVAADVAAAKSSPTVSAAARQVSATIQSRIVDHVRTRGTTHTFGTYADALTGKVVVETDAPAHVVASLVGDHAGSVEVRRQTAKDDYSRRDDVPAFWGGSGITFAAPNGHCSAGYTVQNSVGTRFMVTAGHCFADNAVAVTELGGRVVGTASGNGLSGQDMVLLGGQSYSPFIYVGGVDSGTGHHVASASDPVIGFANYCHSGRTTGEHCGHTVSSTTGTVCTSSGCKSPVIVYSGGTLPQGGDSGAPFYALSVGGTDKHIRGHHIASSGSTRYAEPWSRVQARYGVSIVT from the coding sequence TTGACCTCGTTCATCGCCGCGCTGGCCGTCGTGTCGTTCTCCGCCGGGACGGCCCAGGCCGACGACAAGAACGGCGGCGTCGCGAAGCTGGGCGGGCAGCCGCCGGTGGCGGCCGACGTCGCCGCGGCGAAGTCCTCCCCGACGGTGAGCGCCGCGGCCAGACAGGTCTCGGCCACGATCCAGTCGCGGATCGTCGACCACGTCCGGACTCGCGGCACCACGCACACGTTCGGCACCTACGCCGACGCCCTGACCGGCAAGGTCGTCGTGGAGACGGACGCGCCCGCCCACGTCGTGGCCTCGCTGGTCGGCGATCACGCCGGATCGGTCGAGGTCCGTCGGCAGACCGCCAAGGACGACTACAGCCGGCGGGACGACGTCCCGGCCTTCTGGGGCGGTTCCGGCATCACCTTCGCGGCCCCGAACGGCCACTGCTCGGCCGGTTACACGGTGCAGAACTCGGTGGGCACGCGGTTCATGGTCACCGCGGGGCACTGCTTCGCCGACAACGCGGTGGCGGTGACCGAGCTCGGCGGGCGGGTCGTCGGCACCGCGAGCGGCAACGGCTTGTCCGGCCAGGACATGGTGCTGCTGGGCGGGCAGTCGTACAGCCCGTTCATCTACGTCGGCGGCGTGGACAGCGGGACCGGCCACCACGTGGCGTCGGCGTCGGACCCCGTCATCGGCTTCGCCAACTACTGCCACAGCGGGCGGACGACCGGCGAGCACTGCGGCCACACCGTCAGCAGCACCACGGGGACGGTGTGCACCTCCAGCGGCTGCAAGTCGCCGGTCATCGTCTACAGCGGCGGCACGCTGCCGCAGGGCGGTGACTCGGGCGCCCCGTTCTACGCCCTGAGCGTGGGCGGCACCGACAAGCACATCCGGGGCCACCACATCGCCAGCAGCGGCAGCACCCGGTACGCCGAACCGTGGAGCCGGGTCCAGGCCCGGTACGGCGTGTCGATCGTGACCTGA
- a CDS encoding pyridoxamine 5'-phosphate oxidase family protein — protein sequence MADAAGPVRDRIGPDEAAFIAERDSFYVATVGTTGWPYIQHRGGAPGFLRVLDEHTLGFADFRGNRQYITRGNLDHDDRVALFLMDYANRTRMKLIGRARADDSPEMVERLSVPGHSGKIERAVLIDVEAYDWNCRQHIPQLFPRDAVEQALGTLRERITELEQENARLRQR from the coding sequence ATGGCCGACGCCGCCGGGCCGGTCCGCGACCGGATCGGTCCGGACGAGGCCGCGTTCATCGCCGAACGTGACAGCTTCTACGTCGCCACCGTCGGCACCACGGGCTGGCCCTACATCCAGCATCGCGGCGGCGCACCAGGATTCCTGCGCGTTCTCGACGAACACACGCTCGGCTTCGCCGACTTCCGCGGCAACCGCCAGTACATCACCCGCGGCAACCTCGACCACGACGATCGCGTGGCCCTGTTCCTGATGGACTACGCCAACCGCACCCGGATGAAACTCATCGGCCGCGCCCGCGCCGACGACTCACCGGAGATGGTCGAGCGGCTCTCGGTTCCCGGCCACAGCGGCAAGATCGAGCGCGCCGTGCTCATCGACGTCGAGGCGTACGACTGGAACTGCCGCCAACACATCCCCCAGCTGTTCCCCCGCGACGCCGTCGAACAGGCCCTCGGCACGCTCCGCGAGCGGATCACCGAACTCGAACAGGAGAACGCCCGACTCCGGCAGCGTTGA
- a CDS encoding snapalysin family zinc-dependent metalloprotease — translation MTTTLRRTARSLATAITLLLSFTLVQGFGSGTAVAAPTAVRIVYYDASQAQEFKAAVDEGAEAWNKAVRNVQLKPATGGNATIRVYADNGWPRATTSGFGRGTVYMGRQAVNDGFYPPRIAAHELAHILGLPDNRNGRCDHLMSGHSSPVSCKSTTPHSTEAARAERNAGGRAAAVAPDSREAGFADCFVF, via the coding sequence ATGACGACGACCCTTCGCCGTACCGCTCGTTCACTGGCGACGGCCATCACCCTGTTGCTGTCATTCACCCTGGTACAGGGGTTCGGCAGCGGCACGGCCGTGGCAGCGCCGACCGCTGTACGCATCGTCTACTACGACGCGAGCCAGGCCCAGGAGTTCAAGGCCGCGGTCGACGAGGGCGCGGAAGCTTGGAACAAGGCCGTGCGCAACGTCCAGCTCAAGCCGGCCACCGGAGGCAACGCGACCATCCGGGTGTACGCGGACAACGGCTGGCCGCGCGCCACCACGTCCGGCTTCGGCCGGGGCACGGTGTACATGGGCCGCCAGGCCGTGAACGACGGCTTCTACCCGCCGAGGATCGCCGCGCACGAACTGGCGCACATCCTCGGCCTGCCGGACAACCGCAACGGCCGCTGCGACCACCTGATGTCGGGCCACAGCTCGCCGGTGTCCTGCAAGTCGACCACGCCGCACTCGACCGAGGCGGCCCGGGCCGAGCGCAATGCGGGCGGCCGTGCGGCGGCCGTCGCGCCGGACTCCCGTGAAGCCGGCTTCGCCGACTGCTTCGTGTTCTAG
- a CDS encoding MerR family transcriptional regulator, whose amino-acid sequence MLIGDVARHSGVSTRMLRHYDALGLVRPTGRTVGGYREYSAEDVRRIFHVESLRTLGLSLKQVGRALQDPTFTPSALVGDLIRVTEERLERERELLERLRAVDASAPAGWQGVLRIVELMQGLDSTSAARRQQAVLARPADGPVPAELLAGAVLAESDPHVAGALRWALARSGEDGVATLAVGARSADVEVRRRAVSAIAAMDEAPGTTAVLADALGDPDATVRGHAALALGRRGVPAAVPALVAMVVEGSHDVDAAEVLGTLSADPGWADRIMTALVAELAAPTADSATRIRLTQALVELAGTTARDVLRRLSHDDDRAVALVATALAGVLDERSARDREDS is encoded by the coding sequence GTGCTGATCGGTGACGTGGCGCGCCACTCCGGCGTGAGCACCCGGATGCTCCGGCACTACGACGCCCTCGGACTGGTCCGACCGACCGGCCGCACCGTCGGCGGCTACCGCGAGTACTCCGCCGAGGACGTCCGTCGGATCTTCCACGTGGAGAGCCTGCGGACCCTCGGCCTCTCGCTCAAGCAGGTCGGACGCGCGCTACAGGACCCGACGTTCACGCCGTCCGCCCTGGTCGGCGACCTCATCCGGGTCACCGAAGAACGCCTGGAGCGCGAACGGGAGCTGCTGGAGCGGCTGCGCGCGGTCGACGCGTCGGCACCCGCCGGCTGGCAGGGCGTCCTGCGCATCGTCGAGCTCATGCAGGGGCTCGACTCGACCAGCGCCGCGCGCCGGCAGCAGGCCGTGCTGGCCCGGCCGGCGGACGGCCCGGTCCCCGCCGAGCTGCTGGCCGGCGCGGTCCTGGCCGAGTCCGATCCCCACGTCGCGGGTGCCCTGCGCTGGGCGCTGGCCAGGTCGGGCGAGGACGGCGTGGCGACGCTGGCCGTTGGTGCGCGGTCGGCGGACGTGGAAGTCCGGCGGCGGGCGGTGTCGGCGATCGCCGCGATGGACGAGGCACCGGGCACCACCGCGGTGCTCGCCGACGCGCTCGGCGACCCGGACGCGACGGTGCGCGGGCACGCCGCCCTGGCGTTGGGCAGGCGTGGCGTGCCGGCGGCCGTGCCGGCACTCGTCGCGATGGTGGTCGAGGGCTCCCACGACGTCGACGCGGCGGAGGTTCTGGGAACGCTGTCCGCGGACCCGGGGTGGGCGGACCGGATCATGACCGCGCTGGTCGCCGAACTCGCCGCGCCCACAGCGGATTCCGCGACGCGGATACGCCTGACCCAGGCGCTGGTCGAACTGGCGGGGACGACCGCGCGGGACGTCCTGCGTCGCCTGTCCCACGACGACGACCGCGCGGTCGCCCTCGTCGCGACGGCCCTCGCCGGAGTCCTCGACGAACGCTCCGCACGGGATCGCGAGGATTCCTAG
- a CDS encoding HEAT repeat domain-containing protein → MVPINTTHGTAHNTHVANALSAGDSSVRLQAALAVGTNPDPGYLETLVERCAVEPDFFVRDMLSWALTRLAPEITLPRIRRELDSERGQARSQALHTLSKIGDRSAWAWITRDMLRDADDEVARTAWRVAVALVPEDERTGLVDVLVTQLGRGDRDVRLSLSRALVDLGDVFEPALAKAATNPDPVIAAHAHATVLLSRNPDLGYDAAIAEATRVVALGPERAAAVAASGVVEPAETDGADR, encoded by the coding sequence GTGGTCCCGATCAACACGACACACGGAACCGCGCACAACACGCACGTGGCCAACGCCCTGAGCGCCGGCGACTCGTCGGTCCGGCTCCAGGCGGCTTTGGCGGTCGGCACGAACCCCGACCCCGGCTACCTGGAGACGCTCGTCGAGCGGTGCGCGGTCGAGCCCGACTTCTTCGTGCGGGACATGCTGTCCTGGGCGCTGACCCGGCTCGCGCCGGAGATCACCCTGCCCCGGATCCGCCGCGAACTCGACTCCGAGCGCGGCCAGGCCCGCAGCCAGGCGCTGCACACGCTGTCCAAGATCGGCGACAGGAGCGCGTGGGCGTGGATCACGCGCGACATGCTGCGCGACGCCGACGACGAGGTCGCGCGGACCGCGTGGCGCGTCGCGGTCGCCCTCGTGCCCGAGGACGAGCGGACGGGCCTGGTCGACGTCCTGGTCACGCAGCTCGGCCGCGGTGACCGCGACGTGCGGCTGAGCCTGAGTCGGGCCCTGGTCGACCTCGGTGACGTGTTCGAGCCCGCCTTGGCGAAAGCGGCGACGAACCCCGACCCGGTGATCGCCGCGCACGCCCACGCCACCGTGCTCCTGTCGCGGAACCCGGACCTCGGTTACGACGCGGCCATCGCCGAGGCGACCCGGGTCGTCGCGCTCGGCCCGGAACGAGCCGCCGCCGTCGCCGCGTCCGGGGTGGTCGAGCCGGCGGAGACCGACGGTGCTGATCGGTGA
- a CDS encoding FAD-dependent oxidoreductase has translation MLIGDAAHPVGAGQGASMALEDAVMPAQRLRDALSVEDALTGFDRERRARVGKMVDAAAANRDAKTAGRFASRIRDLVMPIVFPRVYPKATRWLYTYDPGPLTTRPDTAESGMADRPTP, from the coding sequence GTGCTGATCGGCGACGCCGCGCACCCGGTCGGCGCGGGCCAGGGCGCATCCATGGCGCTGGAGGACGCGGTCATGCCGGCACAGCGACTGCGCGACGCGCTGTCCGTCGAGGACGCGCTGACCGGGTTCGACCGGGAGCGACGGGCACGGGTCGGCAAGATGGTCGACGCGGCCGCCGCCAACCGCGACGCCAAGACAGCGGGCCGGTTCGCGTCCCGCATCCGCGACCTCGTGATGCCGATCGTCTTCCCTCGGGTCTACCCGAAGGCCACGAGATGGCTCTACACCTACGATCCCGGCCCGCTCACCACCCGACCGGACACGGCCGAGTCGGGAATGGCCGACCGCCCGACCCCGTGA
- a CDS encoding type 1 glutamine amidotransferase domain-containing protein: MAKRILNVVTNVGHYDDPSHPTGLWLSELTHAFRIFEDRGFEQTIVSPKGGPSPLEPRSLKFPNYDKTAKQWRADPARMALLENTAAPDEIDAADFDAIYFTGGHAVMYDFPDSEGLQRITREIFERGGIVSSVCHGYCGLLNTRLSDGSHLVAGREVTGFAWREEVLAKVDELVPYNAEEEMKKRGALYRKAVLPFVSYTVVDGNLVTGQNPGSARETAKKVADLL; encoded by the coding sequence ATGGCCAAGCGCATCTTGAACGTCGTCACCAACGTCGGGCACTACGACGACCCGTCCCACCCCACCGGCCTGTGGTTGTCCGAACTCACCCACGCCTTCCGCATCTTCGAGGATCGCGGCTTCGAGCAGACGATCGTCAGCCCGAAGGGCGGCCCGTCGCCGCTCGAACCCCGATCGCTGAAGTTCCCCAACTACGACAAGACCGCCAAGCAGTGGCGCGCCGACCCCGCCCGCATGGCGCTGCTGGAGAACACGGCCGCTCCCGACGAGATCGACGCCGCGGACTTCGACGCGATCTACTTCACGGGCGGCCACGCGGTCATGTACGACTTCCCCGACAGCGAAGGACTCCAGCGGATCACCCGCGAGATCTTCGAACGCGGCGGCATCGTCTCCTCCGTCTGCCACGGCTACTGCGGCCTGCTCAACACCCGCCTGTCCGACGGCTCCCACCTCGTCGCCGGGCGCGAGGTCACCGGCTTCGCCTGGCGCGAGGAAGTGCTCGCGAAGGTGGACGAGCTGGTGCCCTACAACGCCGAGGAGGAGATGAAGAAACGCGGTGCGCTGTACCGGAAAGCGGTACTGCCGTTCGTCTCGTACACCGTGGTCGACGGCAATCTCGTCACCGGCCAGAACCCGGGCTCCGCGCGGGAGACGGCGAAGAAGGTCGCCGACCTCCTGTGA